In a genomic window of Labrys wisconsinensis:
- a CDS encoding acyl-[ACP]--phospholipid O-acyltransferase, translated as MLTSLMTARRFAPLFWCQFFSAFNDNFIKQSLIILVLFGVGTTAALDIHTATVLTTVATAMLVLPGLLLSGLAGQLADRYDKAVVARRVKLAEIGLIAVAAIGFALHSVPVLMACILGLGIMATLFGPIKYGILPDHLKLEELPAGNALIEAGTFLSILIGIIAGGIAPAFLAGLINTVSGGAAPPNTASWVIAGVMLAIAVVSWASAALIPPTGEAAPTLRVDPNIGRSTMDLVRALFVDAKLFNGSIAVSWFWMVGAVTLSLVPPLAKEVIGGDQTVSTLFLAAFSIGIGIGSVLAAQLVAGRIILVLTPIGAILMGLAGLDIAWVAWRATDAGHGAEALTFWTFLATGTGVRLTIDLALMAIAAGLFIVPVFAAVQAWAEKDARARVVAGVNVMSALFMTAGAGVLAGLQAAGLPTWSLLGLLAVLNIVAGFVFFRTLPMHALRDMILMIYRLLFRLEVKGIEHLETRTPHRIIAINHVSFLDAGLMLALLDKDPVFAIDHTIAKAWWVKPFLKLARAYPLDPSKPMATRGLINAVKAGETLVIFPEGRLTVTGSLMKIYDGAGLIADKSQAEIVPVRIEGLERTPFSRLSRRQVHRQWFPKVKVTFVAPTTLSIDPDLRGKKRRQAAGAALYDVMSDLIFRTTPTDISLFQALAATGDRYRRNRVILEDPLTGTLTYKRAMVAIAVLGSKLSGLTRRGEHVGVLLPNATGVAVTYFALQAIGRVPAMLNYTAGIANLLAACKAAEVGTVLASRAFVERARLTGVVEELEKAVRIIWLEDVRAGIGSWDKIRGFLKAGRQPVRISPDEPAAILFTSGSEGTPKGVVLSHRNILSNCAQAGARIDFGPEDTLFNVLPVFHSFGMTGGLVLPLISGVKCYLYPSPLHYRIIPELIYGVNATIIFGTDTFLTGYAKSANPYDFRSLRYVISGAEAVKPETRRLFNEKFGLRILEGYGVTETSPVLALNTPMFNRNGTVGRILPGMEARLEAVPGISDGGRLFVRGPNVMAGYLRAEKPGVLEPPADGWHDTGDIVAIDNDGYIAIKGRAKRFAKVAGEMVSLTAAEQMLGDLWPEPIAILALPDARKGERLVLVTTHKGAERAEVVARLRDRRAPELMSPAEVIVLDAMPVLGTGKTDYVGLDRLIRDRLVPA; from the coding sequence ATGCTCACCTCGCTGATGACGGCCCGCCGTTTCGCGCCGCTGTTCTGGTGTCAGTTCTTCAGCGCCTTCAACGACAATTTCATCAAGCAGTCGCTGATCATCCTGGTCCTGTTCGGCGTCGGCACCACAGCCGCGCTCGACATCCACACCGCCACCGTGCTGACCACCGTGGCGACGGCCATGCTGGTGCTGCCCGGCCTTCTGCTCTCGGGCCTCGCCGGCCAGCTCGCCGACCGCTACGACAAGGCGGTGGTGGCCCGGCGGGTGAAGCTCGCCGAGATCGGGCTCATCGCCGTGGCTGCGATCGGCTTTGCCCTGCATTCGGTGCCCGTGCTGATGGCCTGCATCCTCGGCCTCGGCATCATGGCGACGCTGTTCGGGCCGATCAAATACGGCATCCTGCCCGACCACCTGAAGCTGGAGGAATTGCCGGCCGGCAACGCGCTGATCGAGGCCGGCACCTTCCTGTCGATCCTGATCGGCATCATCGCCGGCGGCATCGCCCCGGCCTTCCTGGCCGGCCTGATCAACACGGTCAGCGGCGGCGCCGCTCCGCCCAACACCGCCAGCTGGGTGATCGCCGGCGTGATGCTGGCGATCGCGGTCGTGTCCTGGGCCTCCGCCGCCCTGATCCCCCCGACCGGCGAGGCGGCGCCGACGCTGAGGGTCGACCCGAATATCGGCCGCTCGACCATGGACCTCGTCCGGGCCCTGTTCGTCGACGCCAAGCTGTTCAACGGCTCGATCGCGGTCAGCTGGTTCTGGATGGTCGGCGCCGTCACCCTGTCCCTGGTGCCGCCGCTGGCCAAGGAGGTGATCGGCGGCGACCAGACGGTCTCGACCCTGTTCCTCGCCGCCTTCTCCATCGGCATCGGCATCGGCTCGGTGCTGGCGGCCCAGCTCGTCGCCGGCCGCATCATCCTGGTGCTGACGCCGATCGGCGCCATCCTCATGGGCCTCGCCGGCCTCGACATCGCCTGGGTGGCCTGGCGCGCGACCGACGCCGGCCACGGCGCCGAAGCCCTGACCTTCTGGACCTTCCTCGCCACCGGCACCGGTGTCCGCCTCACCATCGACCTGGCGCTGATGGCGATCGCCGCGGGCCTGTTCATCGTGCCGGTGTTCGCCGCCGTCCAGGCCTGGGCCGAGAAGGACGCCCGTGCCCGCGTCGTCGCCGGCGTCAACGTCATGTCGGCGCTGTTCATGACCGCGGGCGCCGGCGTGCTGGCGGGGCTGCAGGCGGCCGGCCTGCCCACCTGGTCCCTGCTCGGCCTCCTCGCCGTCCTCAACATCGTCGCCGGCTTCGTGTTCTTCCGCACCCTGCCGATGCATGCGCTGCGCGACATGATCCTGATGATCTACCGCCTGCTGTTCCGTCTGGAAGTGAAGGGTATCGAGCACCTGGAGACCCGGACCCCGCACCGGATCATCGCCATCAACCATGTCAGCTTCCTCGATGCCGGGCTGATGCTCGCCTTGCTCGACAAGGACCCGGTCTTCGCCATCGACCACACCATCGCCAAGGCCTGGTGGGTGAAGCCGTTCCTGAAGCTCGCCCGGGCCTATCCGCTGGATCCCTCCAAGCCGATGGCGACCCGCGGCCTGATCAACGCGGTCAAGGCCGGCGAGACGCTGGTGATCTTCCCCGAGGGGCGGCTCACCGTCACCGGCAGCCTGATGAAGATCTATGACGGTGCCGGCCTGATCGCCGACAAGTCTCAGGCCGAGATCGTGCCGGTGCGCATCGAGGGGCTGGAGCGCACGCCGTTCTCCCGCCTGTCGCGCCGCCAGGTGCACCGGCAATGGTTCCCCAAGGTCAAGGTGACGTTCGTCGCGCCGACGACGCTCAGCATCGATCCGGACCTGCGCGGCAAGAAGCGGCGCCAGGCCGCCGGCGCGGCGCTCTACGACGTGATGTCGGACCTGATCTTCCGCACCACGCCGACCGATATCAGCCTGTTCCAGGCCCTGGCGGCGACCGGCGACAGATATCGCCGCAACCGGGTGATCCTGGAGGACCCGCTCACCGGCACGCTGACCTACAAGCGCGCCATGGTCGCGATCGCGGTGCTGGGCAGCAAGCTCTCCGGGCTGACGCGGCGGGGCGAGCATGTCGGCGTGCTGCTGCCGAACGCCACGGGCGTGGCCGTGACCTATTTCGCCCTGCAGGCGATCGGGCGCGTCCCGGCCATGCTCAACTACACCGCCGGCATCGCCAACCTCCTGGCAGCCTGCAAGGCGGCGGAGGTCGGCACCGTGCTCGCCTCGCGCGCCTTCGTCGAGCGCGCCCGGCTGACGGGCGTGGTCGAGGAGCTGGAGAAGGCGGTCAGGATCATCTGGCTGGAGGACGTCCGCGCCGGGATCGGCTCCTGGGACAAGATCAGGGGCTTCCTCAAGGCCGGGCGCCAGCCGGTCCGGATCTCGCCCGACGAGCCGGCGGCGATCCTGTTCACCTCCGGCTCCGAGGGCACGCCGAAGGGCGTGGTCCTGAGCCACCGCAACATCCTGTCGAACTGCGCGCAGGCCGGCGCCCGCATCGATTTCGGGCCGGAGGACACGCTGTTCAACGTGCTGCCGGTGTTCCATTCCTTCGGCATGACCGGCGGCCTGGTGCTGCCGCTGATCAGCGGCGTCAAATGCTACCTCTATCCCTCGCCGCTGCACTACCGGATCATCCCGGAGCTGATCTACGGCGTGAACGCCACCATCATCTTCGGCACCGACACGTTCCTGACCGGCTATGCCAAGAGCGCCAACCCCTATGATTTCCGCTCGCTGCGCTACGTCATATCAGGCGCCGAGGCGGTGAAGCCGGAAACGCGGCGGCTGTTCAACGAGAAGTTCGGGCTGCGCATCCTCGAAGGCTACGGCGTCACCGAGACCTCGCCGGTGCTGGCGCTCAACACGCCGATGTTCAACCGCAACGGCACGGTCGGCCGGATCCTGCCGGGCATGGAGGCGCGGCTGGAGGCCGTGCCCGGGATCAGCGACGGCGGGCGGCTGTTCGTGCGCGGCCCGAACGTCATGGCCGGCTATCTCCGCGCGGAGAAGCCGGGCGTGCTGGAGCCACCGGCCGACGGCTGGCACGACACCGGCGACATCGTGGCGATCGACAATGACGGCTACATCGCCATCAAGGGGCGGGCCAAGCGCTTCGCCAAGGTCGCCGGCGAGATGGTGTCGCTGACCGCGGCCGAGCAGATGCTGGGGGACCTGTGGCCGGAGCCGATCGCCATCCTCGCCCTGCCCGATGCCAGGAAGGGCGAGCGGCTGGTGCTGGTGACCACGCACAAGGGCGCCGAGCGCGCCGAGGTGGTGGCGCGCCTGCGCGACAGGCGCGCGCCGGAGCTGATGTCGCCGGCCGAGGTGATCGTGCTCGACGCCATGCCGGTGCTGGGCACGGGCAAGACCGACTATGTCGGCCTCGACCGGCTGATCCGCGACCGGCTCGTGCCAGCCTGA
- a CDS encoding type II toxin-antitoxin system VapC family toxin has translation MTYLLDTNVISAVAPARTERPYALVAWLEAASAGLYLSVVTCVEVRDGIAKAQREGATRKAAALEAWWDTIEHLYADRIMPFDLPAATIAGRLMDRARAAGQAPGFADVAIAATAQHHGLTILTRNGKHFGALGGSVLDPFEAIPPLPR, from the coding sequence TTGACCTATCTCCTCGACACCAACGTGATTTCGGCGGTCGCCCCCGCGAGGACAGAGCGGCCGTACGCGCTGGTCGCCTGGCTCGAGGCCGCCTCGGCCGGCCTCTATCTCTCCGTGGTGACGTGCGTCGAGGTCAGGGACGGCATCGCCAAGGCGCAACGTGAAGGCGCGACCCGGAAGGCCGCAGCGCTGGAGGCGTGGTGGGACACGATCGAGCATCTCTACGCCGACCGGATCATGCCCTTCGACCTGCCCGCCGCAACCATCGCCGGCCGGCTCATGGACAGGGCGAGAGCGGCGGGGCAGGCACCCGGCTTCGCCGACGTGGCCATCGCCGCGACGGCCCAGCACCACGGCCTCACGATCCTGACACGCAACGGCAAGCATTTCGGGGCGCTCGGCGGCTCGGTCCTCGATCCGTTCGAAGCGATCCCTCCCCTGCCGCGCTGA
- a CDS encoding type II toxin-antitoxin system Phd/YefM family antitoxin, whose product MREIQLKDAKASLSTLVNETLQGEEFAITRHGRKQAVVISWATWQRLSNVPSFGRLLAASPLEPGDIPERERTPPRDAGL is encoded by the coding sequence ATGCGCGAGATCCAGCTGAAGGACGCGAAAGCGAGCCTGTCCACCCTGGTCAACGAGACATTGCAGGGCGAGGAATTCGCCATCACTCGGCACGGGCGCAAGCAGGCCGTGGTGATCTCCTGGGCGACGTGGCAGCGCCTGTCGAATGTTCCGAGCTTCGGCCGCCTTCTCGCTGCCTCGCCCCTGGAGCCCGGCGACATCCCCGAGCGCGAGCGCACGCCGCCACGGGACGCCGGGCTTTGA